A region of Streptomyces sp. NBC_01750 DNA encodes the following proteins:
- a CDS encoding MarR family winged helix-turn-helix transcriptional regulator yields the protein MAAQSQYAELARQLSAIGAVKRGLTRILPAECPSGSAAVLTLLERHGEMRMSRLAELLAVDMSVTSRHVAHAAERGWIERLPDPGDRRSRILRLTPAGLDMLGELAERTTDMFARNLKDWSDDDVGLLIEMLARLRDSFGDCRVRHPDERQQQHSTTTRTPA from the coding sequence ATGGCCGCACAGAGTCAGTACGCGGAACTGGCCCGCCAGCTCAGCGCCATCGGTGCCGTGAAACGCGGTCTCACGCGGATACTGCCCGCCGAGTGCCCGTCCGGCTCCGCTGCCGTCCTGACCCTGCTCGAGCGCCATGGCGAGATGCGGATGAGCCGGCTCGCCGAGCTCCTCGCCGTCGACATGTCCGTGACCAGCCGCCATGTCGCTCACGCCGCCGAGCGCGGCTGGATCGAACGGCTCCCCGATCCGGGCGACAGACGCTCCCGCATCCTGCGGCTCACCCCCGCGGGCCTGGACATGCTCGGCGAGCTCGCCGAGCGGACCACGGACATGTTCGCCCGCAACCTCAAGGACTGGTCCGACGACGACGTCGGACTGCTCATCGAGATGCTCGCCCGCCTGCGCGACTCCTTCGGGGACTGCCGGGTGCGCCATCCGGACGAACGACAACAACAGCACAGCACGACGACCCGTACACCCGCGTGA